ATGAAGTTGATGCCGGCCTCACGCGCTTTCGCGATGATCCGCGTTGCGGTCGCTTCATCGGTCGGGCCGCCGAACATCATGGTGCCCAGGCAGATCGGCGAAACCTTCAGGCCGCTGCGGCCGAGCTGGCGATATTGCATCGAAATCCCCGAGGATGTGGTGGCGTCACCATAGCGATTGGCCGCCGTCATTGCGAGCGCCAGCGAAGCAATCCAGAAAAAGTGAGCAGGAAGGCTGGATTGCTTCGGAGCTATCGCTCCTCGCAATGACTGTGGCTACTCGCTCTTGAGGATCTTGAACACGCCGTTCGCCATGGCGATGCAGCGGGCCTCCACCGTGATCTCGGTGGTCATGAAGATCAGGCTGCGGGTCGAGCGCACCACGCGCGGCCGCGAGATCAGGATTTCGCCGATCTTGCCCGCCTCGACGAAATGCATGTCGAGCTGCACGGTGGCCAGCATCGGTTTTCCCGTGACGAAGCGTGCGGTCATGCCACAGGTGCGGTCGGCGAAGGTCATCAGCACGCCGCCCTGCACCAGCCCGCGGCGGTTGTGATGCTTGTGCTCGGTCGGCAACGCAAACTCATGGCCGCCGTCGCGCTCGCGCTGCCACAGCGGCCCGACCAGCTCGATGAAGCCGGTCCCCTCGACGATCTTCCAGCCGTCGGATTTGAGCCGTGCCGCAGCCTTGTCGATCATTCTGCGCTTCCCATTGCAGGCTTCTCGTCATTTCATCAAGTGCCGAGATCGTGTAGTCAAGCACCATGAGGCGGTTCGACGATGCCACGAGGCGGAATATCGCCGCGCGCTGCGCGGCGTTTGCACGCGCGTCCGCCGATCCTGCGCTGGCCGCGCTGAAACCTGCCGCGGTCGCGATCGCGCTCACCGCCTCCAGGGAGGGTCTCGATGAGACCGCACTGCTCCTGACGCTGCGCGCCGCGTCCTTGCGCGCCCATCGCGGGCAGTGGGCGCTGCCGGGCGGCCGCTGCGACGTCGGCGAGACGCCGGTCGATGCGGCGCTGCGCGAGCTGGAGGAAGAGTTGGGGCTGAAGCTCGCGGCCAATGCCGTGCTCGGCCTGCTCGACGCCTATCCGACCCGCTCCGGCTATCTCGTCACGCCCGTCGTGGTGTGGGCGGCGGCCGGCGCGCCGGTGCGGCCGAATCCGGCGGAAGTCGCGTCGGTGCATGCCGTCGGGCTTGATGCGATCGAGCGCGCCGACGCGTTCGATTTCGTCTCGATTCCGGAAAGCACGCGGCGGGTGATCCGCTTTCACCATGACGGGCATTTGATCCACGCGCCCACCGCGGCGATGATCTACCAGTTCCGCGAGGTGCTGGCGGGCCGCGATACCCGCGTTGCCGAGCTGGAGCAGCCGGTATTTGCCTGGAAATAGCGGCATTCTGCGGGGCTGACTTGCGCGCTGCGCTTGCTAAAACAAGCGCATGTCCAGCCCATCGATTCGCCTCAGGTTCCCGATCGTCGCGCTCGCCTGGCTGCTCGCCGCGCCATGCGCGCATGCGCAAGTTGCACGGGAACCGCCGCGCGCGACATTTGATGCGATGGCGCAAGCGGCCTCGCCGCAGGCGATCGCGGAATACCGCCGCAAGCTCGCCGAATACCAGGAAGTGCGCGGCGCCTTCGAGGCGGAAGCCGGCGCCTACTGGAATGCCGTCGCCGAGAAGCGGCGCGGCCGCAACGCCAAGCGGCGCGAGCGGGCGCCGATCACGCTCGATGACTACGTCTTGACGCAACCGCCGGTCTATACCGGGCCGAGGCGGCCGGTGAACCCGGAGCCGGAGGAAGGCAAGCCGCGCCCGCGCAAAACCATTCCCGTCGTCGCCGATTTGCTGCAGGCGGCCCAGCAGCATTTCCAGTGGACGCCGCAGAAGCCTTCGAGCGAGATCGAGTTCAAGCGCGTCTATGCGCGCTACGCCGCGGCCGCCGGGCTGACACGCGAGCAGGCGGTGCGGGTCTATTCGTTCGAGACCGGGGGCAACGGCAATTATGACATGCAGTCGGGCCTGCGCAGCGGCCGCGCGATCTCGACCGCGATCGGCTACAACCAGCTCCTGACCACCAACAGCGTCGAGCTGCTCGCCGAAATGGGCCCCGAATTCATCCGCGCGCTGACCGATCGGGCGGCGCAGTTTTCGGGCCCGCAGCGCAAGGCGATGGACTACAAGCTCGCGGTGCTGAAGAAGATGGTCGCCTATGCGCGCTCCGTGCCGGACGACTGGTCGGCGCACGAGAAGCTTGCGGACACCGAGCAGGGCTGGGCGCTGCACGCCATGGTGCTCGACATCGACGTCGGTCCGATGCTGCAGACCCACAAGCTGCTGACGTCGGTCTTGTTTGCGCGCGCCAAGGGCTATACGCGCCCGCTGACCGCGGCCGAGCTCGAGATGATGAACCTCACCGGAGACGGCACCGGGCTCGACATGGTGACGATGCCGCAAGCGATGCGCGAGCAGGTGCCGACCTCGAATTTCTTCCAGCGCGGCGGCTACGAGCGCAACCCGGTCGCAAGCCGCCACAACACGGTGGCGAAGCTGCTCGCGGTCACCGACAGCCGGATGGATTCAAACTCAAGCCTGCCGGGCGCCCGGGACCTGGCGGCGTCGTTTTAGATTTCAGCCATTGACTCGATCACCCTCTCCCATAAGGGGAGAGGGTACATCGGCGTAAGCGTGGGCCGCGGAAGCTCAATTCGAGCCGAACATGAACTTGCCGTTGCCCTCGAGATAGGGGCCGCTGCGCATATAGAGCTGGCCGTTCTGGCCGATGAAGAACAGCGTGCCCTTCGGCACCTTCTTGGCGCCCTTCAGGAGCAGCCCGGCATTGTTGGTCCCCATCTTGTAGGCGAAGGTCTTGCCCTCCTTGTCATAGGCATAGCCCATGTCGGAGTTGAGCTCCCACGGCGTGGGCGCTGCGGCTTGCGCCAGCGCCGGCGTGGCCAGCACGCTCAGCGCGGCTGCGATCAAAAAGTGCCTGTAAAATCCCGTCATCTCATCCTCCCCAATGACATCTTGAACAAATCACGAACGCCGCGTCAATCGATTAGCCCCCGGTTGCGATCAGGCGGCCGGACGCGGGCAGCATAAGACTTTGTGATTTCCCGCGTCCACCGTCGCGACTATGTTCCGGATTCGGTCTAGTGTGGTGGTTCAGAAATTCGCTTCATTTTATCGGCGAGTGCGTCAAGCGAATTTCTGAACCAAACCACACTGGAATTTCAAGATTCCTAGTGTCCTTCGAATCCGAAGTTCGCCTAAGAGGTTGCTGCGAAATAATGCGAACTTCGGATTCGGGACACTAGAGCTCGGGGCTTATAACAAGTCATGGGGATGATTCGGATGAACCACGTCATTAAAATCTGTTCAGGTGCTGCGTTTGCGCTGGTGACGCTGGCCTCCGTTGTCCATGCCGACGAGTTCAGGCTCTCCAACAACCAGCGGATTTCCTGCAGCCGCGGCCTTTCCGCCGGCAAGCTTAACACCGCGACCTGCAAATCCTACGCCTACCTGTTCAACGCCAAGACGTCGGAATATTTCCGCTGCCAGGTCTCGCTGGCGCTGACCCGTGACAACAAGGAAGTCATCAACGTGCAGGCCGACGGCGGCTGCAGCAAGAAGCCACGTATCTTCGATAATGATTCCAGCTACGCTTTCGATGCCGCCGAGACCGAGCCGCCGAACACCAACTCCTTCTTCGGCCAGGGCGGCTATTCGATCTGGGCGGCCGACACGACCGCGCAGAAGGTGCGCGGCTGCATCACGATCTCCTCGGGGCTCGGCTCCGACATCTCCAAATGCATTGACATGAACTTCCAGTGACGGCGCCGGCGGCAGCAGGCGCCGAGGGGGCGCGGCTGCGTCCGGCGGCGCTGTGCCGCTCCTGGCTGTTCCTCGAAGGCGCCAACGAGCGCGTGCTGATTGATGCCCCGGCGTCCGGCGCCGACGTCCTGATCCAGGAGCTCGAGGATTTCACGCCGCCGGCATTGCGTGCGCAGGCGCGGCAGATCGCAACCGAGCTTTATGCTGCCTGGCGCGCGGCGGGAGCGGTTGCTGCGGTGCGCGTCAACCCGCTCGACGGCGACGGCATGGACGATCTCGCCGCGGTCATGCGCGGCCGGCCCGACATCGTTGCGCTGCCCAAGGTCGCCGAGCCCTGCCACATCGTCCGCCTCGACGAGGCGGTGACGCGGTTCGAGCGCGACTATGGCATTCCGCAAGGCGCGACCGCGCTGCTGCCGAACATCGAATTCGCGCGCGGCCTGGTTCAGACGGACGGGATCGCGAAAGCCAGCCCGCGCGTGACCGCGTGCCTCCTGGCCGCCGAAGACCTCGCCGCCGATCTCGGTGCGGAGCGCGCGCCGGATGGCGTTGAGCTGGCCTATTGCCGGCAGCGTTTCGTCGTCGAATGCGTGGCAAGCGGCGTGGTCGCGGTGGATTGTCCCTATACCTGGAGCGACGCCGAGGGCGTGGCGTGCGACACGCGCTGGGCGCGGCGGCTCGGCTATGTCGCCAAAAGTCTGGTCGACCCCGGCCATGCCGGCATCGTCAACGGCATTCTCTCGCCTGACGACGAGGAGCTCGATCGCGCGCGAAAGATCGTCACGGCCTTCGAGACGGCGCGGGCGAGAGGCGAGGCCCGGGTCGAGTTCGACGGCTCGCTGGTCGAGGTGCCGACCTATGCCAACGCCAGGCGCCTTATCGCACGCGGCGAGGCGATACGGGCGTGGGCGCAGGGGTCCTGTGAGTCGCGATCGTCACCGCGGCAGGGTGAGCCCCTCCCCGCAAGGGGGAGGGGAGACGACAGAGTTCGCTCGTCGATTTGAGCAAAATCGTCGCGCCTCAGTGCCCCATCCGCGCCGAGGCCGGATGGCCCGGCACCTTGAAGCGCTTGCCGGTGTCGGTGACCTTGCCGCCATTCACCTTCAGGATCGAGAAGTCCTGGCTGAGGAAGTTGCCGACCAGGATGTACTTGCCGTCGGGCGTGAACACCGCTGCTTCCGGCAGACCGCCGACCTCGATGTCCTGGGTCTTCGTCACCTTCTTGCCGTCGATCTTCAACACCGAGATGCTGCCGTTCTTCTGGTAGAAGAACGCGTTCTTCATGTTGGAGCCGCGCAGGATCACGGAGACCGCGAGGTCGCCCTTCGGGCTGATCGCAAGACCCTCCGGCCCGTCGCCGACCACCACACGGTCGATGATGCGCGGCGGATTGGCCTCGAGGTCGATCACGCTTGCGGTATCGACGCTGCCGTCGGATGAGCCGGCGCCGCCATTGTCCGAGGTCAGCGCGATCTTTCCGTTGGGCGCGACCACGATGTTGTAGGGCCATTGACCCGTCGGCAGATCGATCTTGTTGTAGGTCACCTTGCCGCCGGCGACGTCGAGCATCGAGACCTTGTGCGCAGGGAAGCGCGCCGCGAGCGCGCGCTTGCCGTCCGGCGTGAACACCACATGCGCGACGCTGTCGGGCATCGATACCGTATCGGTGATCTTGACGTCGGTGCCGTTGACCGAAAGCACGCTGATCGAGTTGTCGGCGCGGTTGGCGACCAGCGCCATCTTGCCGTCGGGGCTGAAGCTCAGGCCCGAGGGCTGCTTGCCGCCGGTGATCGTTGCCGCCAGCTTCGGCGGGTTGGCCTTCATGTCGATGACATAGATCTTGCTGTCGGGCACCTGCTTCAGGGCATCGCCGTCCTTGGTGGCATCGACGGAATCGGCGACCAGCGCCACCGTGCCGCTCGGATCGATGTCGACGTTGACCGGCGGGCCGACCACCGAGTTCTTCAGGGGCAGGGTGGCGACGGTCTTGGGGTTTTCCGGGTCGGCGAGATCGACGATCAGAACCTGGTCCTTGCCGGGTGCGGCAAGAACGGTCTTGCCGTCGGCATCCCAAGAGACCTTTTCGTCGAGCCCGACGATCATGAACGGCTTGGCTGCGGCCGAATGAAGCAGGCCGGAGCCGGCGAGCATGACCGCTCCCAGCGACAATCCAACGAGACGGTTGACAAGCATGTGAGGCGTTCTCCCGATAGTGCCGGCTTCCGGGGCCGGCTTCGCGGGTACCAGATTACGCACAGAAGCAGGGTCTTACCAGTAAGGATGGGTTGACCGGGGAGCTCGGTCCGGACAATTTCGCCGGCTAAATTTGGGGAGTATCTGGCGCATGATTTCGAAAATGGTTGCCGCTGCCGTTGCAGCGGCGGCGATGGCTTTTTCCGCACCCGCGCAGGCCGAAGGCTTCATCAACGTGCTGACCGGCGGAACGTCGGGGGTCTATTATCCGCTCGGAGTCGCGATCGGCAAAATCTACGGCGACAAGATCGCAGGCGTGAAGACGCAGGTGCAGGCGACCAAGGCGTCGGTCGAGAACCTGATCCTGCTGCAGCAGGGCCGCGGCGAACTCGCCTTCACGCTCGGCGATTCCCTGAAATCGGCATGGGAAGGCGACGAGGAGGCGGGCTTCAAGAAGAAGCTCGACAAGCTGCGCACCATCGCTGCGATCTATCCGAACTACATCCAGATCGTGGCGACATCAGACAGCGGCATCAAGACGCTCGCCGACCTCAAGGGCAAGAGCCTTTCCGTCGGCGCCCCGAAGTCGGGCACCGAGCTCAATTCGCGCGCGATCCTCGCCGCCGCCGGCATGACCTACAAGGACATCGGCAAGGTCGAATATCTGCCGTTCGCCGAATCCGTCGACCTGATGAAGAACCGGCAGCTCAACGCCACCCTGCAATCGGCAGGGCTCGGCGTCGCCTCGCTGAAGGACCTCTCGACCGCGACCGACATCACCGTGGTCTCGGTGCCGAAGCCGATCGTCGACAAGATCGGGCCGCCCTTCATCGCAGTGACGATCCCCGCCAACACCTATAATGGCCAGGACAAGGACGTTCCGACCGCAGCCGTCGTGAACTACCTCGTCTCGAGCTCCGACGTCTCCGACGATCTCGCCTATCAGATGACCAAGCTGATCTTCGAATCGCTGCCGGAGCTCGCCAACGCGCATGCCGCCGGCAAGGAGATCAAGCTGGAGACGGCGGCGTCCGGCAGCCCGGTGCCGCTGCATCCCGGCGCGATCCGCTATTACAAGGAAAAGGGCTTGGTGAAGTAGCGCCGTCATGCCCGGGCCTGTCCCGGGCATCCACGCCTTGAATTTCGCATGGATCAAAGACGTGGATGGCAGGGACAAACCCGGCCATGACGTATCTCCAGGAATTGCGCCGGTGATATATAACGCCGCGGGCACGGGGAAACGAGTCGATGCAGCAAAGCGGGAGCGAGACGCCGATCAAGGTCGAGTTCGACAATTTCGAGCACGGCTTTCCGGAAGGTTTTGGCCCCGGATGGTGGGGGCGTCTCGCCTACGCGATCGGCATCCTGTTTGCGGCCTTCCAGCTCGTGGTCGCCGCCTGGAACGTGCTGCCGAGCCAGGTCGTGCGCGGCGTCCATGTCGGCTTCCTGATCCTTCTGACCTTCGGCCTGATCGGCAACTTCACCGCGAAGAGCAATGTCGGCCGCGCCGCGGGCTGGCTGATCGGCGCCGCCGGCTTTGCCTGCGGCATCTACCAATGGATCTTCTATGCCGACCTGATCGCGCGTGACGGCGATCCGACCACGCTCGACCTTGCCGTCGGCACGCTGCTCGCGATCCTGATCTTCGAGGGCACGCGGCGGCTGATGGGCCTCGCGCTGCCCCTGATGTGCGGCGCCTGCCTGCTCTACTGGTTCTTCGGCCAGTATCTGCCGGCGCCGCTCAATCACCGCGGCTATGATTTCGACCAGGTGATCAGCCATCTCTCCTACGGCACCGAGGGCTTCTACGGCGTGCCGATCTATGTGTCGGCGACCTACATCTTCCTGTTCATCCTGTTCGGCTCGTTCCTCGAACGCGCCGGCATGATCCAGCTTTTCACCGACGTTTCGCTCGGCCTGTTCGGCCGCACCCGCGGCGGCCCGGCCAAGGTCGCGGTGTTCGCCTCGGGCATGATGGGCACGATCTCCGGCTCCGGCGTCGCCAATGTGGTCACCGTCGGCCAGTTCACGATTCCCCTGATGATCAGGTTCGGCTACCGCCGCGCCTTTGCCGCCGGCGTCGAGGCCACCGCCTCGATGGGCGGCCAGATCATGCCGCCTGTGATGGGCGCGGTCGCCTTCATCATGGCCGAGACGCTCGGGGTCGATTACTCCGTGATCGTCAAGGCGGCGGTGATCCCGGCGATCCTCTATTTCGCCTCCGCTTTCTGGATGGTGCATCTGGAGGCCGGCAAGCACGGCCTCGTCGGCATGAAGCGGTCGGAAATCCCGAGCGCCTGGAAGGCGCTGGTGGCGCGCTGGTATCTCGTCCTGCCGCTCGCCGCGCTGGTCTACATGCTGTTCGAGGGGTTCACGCCGCTTTATGCAGGCAGCATGGGGCTTGCGCTCACGGTGGCGCTGATCCTCGGCGCCAGCATCACGCTCGGCTTCCCCTCCAACGCGCTGCGCTACCTGTTCTGGCTCGGCCTTGCGCTCGTGGTCGGCGCGCTCTCCCGCAACGGGCTCGAGATCATGCCGGTCGCCGGCGTCGTGTTCGCGCTGGTGCTGCTCGCCGCGATCACGCGGGGCGGCCGCGCCACCTTGAAGGCCTGTCGCGATTCGCTTGCCGACAGCGCGAAATCCGCGCTGACCGTCGGCATGGCCTGTGCCATCGTCGGCGTCATCATCGGCATGATGACGCAGACTGGCGTCGGCACCATCTTCGGCAGCTGGGTGATCGGGCTCGGCGAGAAGAGCCTGTTCCTCGCGCTGGTCATGACCATGGTGCTGTCGATCCTGCTCGGCACCGGCATCCCGACGATACCGACCTACATCATCACCGCCGCGCTCGCCGCGCCTGCGCTGGCCAAGCTCGGCGTGCCCCTGATCGAAAGCCACATGTTCGCGTTCTACTACGGCATCATGGCCGATCTCTCGCCGCCGGTCGCGCTCGCAGCACTTGCCGCGGCCCCGATCGCCAGGGAGAATCCCGACAAGATCGGCTGGGAGGCGATGCGGATCGCGCTCGCCGGCTATGTCATTCCCTTCATCTTCGTCTACTCACCAGCGCTGATGCTGCAGCCCGGCGATCCGATGGCGGCGACGCTCGGCTTCTACGGCGCGGTCGCGCTCGCGACCTTCAAGGCGCTGGTTGCGATCGGCCTGTTCGGCATGGTCGCGATCGGCTTCCTGTTCGCGCGGATGACATGGGCGGAGCGCGCGGTTGGGCTCGCGTCAGCGCTCTGCCTGCTCGGCGATTTCGCCTTCAGCGATACGGTCGGATTCGCGCTGACCGCGGCGCTGGTGCTGTGGCAATGGCGCCAGCGCGCGCGGCTTGCGGTGGCTGCGGCTTGAGCCTGTGCCTCGTCTCCAGCGGCGTCGTCAAGGCGCTGTCGGTTGCGGCTTTCACGCTGGCCTGGACGCATTCGATCGAGAAGACCGCGTGGCAGGAAGACTGGCAGGTCACGCCTTCGGGGCTCGAACTGGTCACAGCCCGCATCAAGGGCTTTGGTGCCGGCATGGAGCCGCCGGCCGACGCGCGTCTCGTCGACGGCTGGTTTGAATGGCACCCGAAGCCGGCAGTGATGCCGCAGGTGGTGCTCGGCAATTCCGGCGCCGCCGGCGAATGGCGGCTATGCGTCGATGGCGGTTGCCGCACGCTTTCGCAACTTTTCGAACATCCGATCGGTGCTAACGTCACCGTCATGAGCGCGTGCAACGATCCCTAACTTGTCCCGAGCGACGCGCGATCGGGAACGCGGTCGGAAGGTATAACATATGCCTCCAAAAACTTGGCCTACATCTGTCAATGAGCTTGCTCAGTTGTTTCACGCTGCTCTGATTGCCTTGGTGCCAATTGCTGACAAGGCCCATATGCAATGGAGAGAGCCAAATAACTACGACGATTGGGATACAATCGCCGCTGCGATATATGAGTCCATTGTGTCTCGTTCGCTTGAGGCGTCGTCTGAATGGAAGGAATTTCTTCCAATCCCTGAGTACGATATGAGAATCGATGGCTATTCAGATAACAGCTTTCTAACACCGAAGGACGAGCCCGGCGCGTGTGCCTTCATTTGCTATATGACAGCGTCTTCTCCATTCGATACCTGTCTCTTTGGGCGACTAAACGCATCCGGTGCGGCGGTTAGCTTTGAACATCGAAGAGCTGACCTTGTGGAATTTGTCCTCGCAGGGCGGTCCGCCGATAAGCTCTTGATAGTGGATTCGCTTCGAGTTCTTCTTTGAGAACGAACGAGTTAGCAAATCCATGGGTACTCTGCTCAAGCTACTTCCACTCTGGTCCGCTGAACAGACTGCAGTGCAAAACAGAGGGAGAACGCGATGGATCGGCTCAAGGGAAAGGTCGCGATGGTGGTCGGCGGCGGCTCGATCGGGCCGGGCTGGGGCAACGGCAAGGCGACCGCGGTGACCTTTGCGCGCGAGGGCGCGAGCGTGTTCTGCGTCGACCGCAATGGCGCTGCCGCCGAGGAGACGGTGAAGATCATCACCGGCGAAGGCGGCAAGGCGACCGCGTTCACGGCCGACGTCGCGCGCGCCGCCGAGGTCGAGGCGATGGTGGCGGCCTGCGTGAAGGCCCATGGCCGTATCGACGTGCTCGACAACAATGTCGGGATCGCCGAGATGGGCAGCGTCGTCGACGTCAGTGAGGCGGAATGGGACCGCGTGTTCGCGGTCAACCTGAAGAGCGCCTATCTCGCGATGAAGCACGTGATCCCGATCATGGCGAAGCAGGGCGGCGGCTCGATCATCAACATCTCCTCGATCGCCTCGATCCGCCATCTCGGCATCTCCTACGTGTCCTACGGCACGACCAAGGCGGCGATGAACCAGATGACGAAGACCACCGCGGTCGAGTTCGCCCCTCAAAATGTCCGCGTCAACGCGATCCTGCCCGGATTGATGAAGACCCCGATGGTCGAGCATTCCGCGGGCCTGGCCGCGAGCTATGCCAAGGGCGACGTCGAGGCGATGTGGCGCGCCCGCGACGCCCAGGTGCCGCTGGGGCACATGGGCGATGCCTGGGACGTCGCCAATGCAGCGCTGTTCCTTGCTTCCGACGAATCGAAATACGTCACCGGCATCGAGCTCGTGGTCGATGGCGGCATCACCTGCCGGGCGGTTTAGGTTTTGTCGCCCTGGGGCGACACTTGCCTACTGCGCCAGCGCGAAGATGCCGCCGGCGAACGTATGCCACGCCGCCGTCGTGCTGACCGGCCAGTTCAAGAGCTTGATCGCGACCAGCACCAGCCCGCCGACCACATAGACCGGATGCGGTTTGCCGCGCGCGCGCCAGTCGTGCACGATGGCAACCACCAGCAGAAGATAGGCGACGAAGGCCGGCGCGATCGTCACGGCGACCGGCGGAGGACCGGGTGGTCCCGGCGGCGCCAGGAAGGTCAGGAACCAGCGCGCCACCGCCGCATCCAGGATGGAGATGCCGGCAAGCAGCATCAGGCGCTTGTGCGTCTCGGGCCTGCGCGCATTGGCGACAGCAAGCGCAAAGACGACGGCGAAAAACGCG
This genomic interval from Bradyrhizobium sp. NP1 contains the following:
- a CDS encoding glucose 1-dehydrogenase translates to MDRLKGKVAMVVGGGSIGPGWGNGKATAVTFAREGASVFCVDRNGAAAEETVKIITGEGGKATAFTADVARAAEVEAMVAACVKAHGRIDVLDNNVGIAEMGSVVDVSEAEWDRVFAVNLKSAYLAMKHVIPIMAKQGGGSIINISSIASIRHLGISYVSYGTTKAAMNQMTKTTAVEFAPQNVRVNAILPGLMKTPMVEHSAGLAASYAKGDVEAMWRARDAQVPLGHMGDAWDVANAALFLASDESKYVTGIELVVDGGITCRAV
- a CDS encoding CoA ester lyase gives rise to the protein MTAPAAAGAEGARLRPAALCRSWLFLEGANERVLIDAPASGADVLIQELEDFTPPALRAQARQIATELYAAWRAAGAVAAVRVNPLDGDGMDDLAAVMRGRPDIVALPKVAEPCHIVRLDEAVTRFERDYGIPQGATALLPNIEFARGLVQTDGIAKASPRVTACLLAAEDLAADLGAERAPDGVELAYCRQRFVVECVASGVVAVDCPYTWSDAEGVACDTRWARRLGYVAKSLVDPGHAGIVNGILSPDDEELDRARKIVTAFETARARGEARVEFDGSLVEVPTYANARRLIARGEAIRAWAQGSCESRSSPRQGEPLPARGRGDDRVRSSI
- a CDS encoding YncE family protein yields the protein MLVNRLVGLSLGAVMLAGSGLLHSAAAKPFMIVGLDEKVSWDADGKTVLAAPGKDQVLIVDLADPENPKTVATLPLKNSVVGPPVNVDIDPSGTVALVADSVDATKDGDALKQVPDSKIYVIDMKANPPKLAATITGGKQPSGLSFSPDGKMALVANRADNSISVLSVNGTDVKITDTVSMPDSVAHVVFTPDGKRALAARFPAHKVSMLDVAGGKVTYNKIDLPTGQWPYNIVVAPNGKIALTSDNGGAGSSDGSVDTASVIDLEANPPRIIDRVVVGDGPEGLAISPKGDLAVSVILRGSNMKNAFFYQKNGSISVLKIDGKKVTKTQDIEVGGLPEAAVFTPDGKYILVGNFLSQDFSILKVNGGKVTDTGKRFKVPGHPASARMGH
- a CDS encoding DUF1850 domain-containing protein, producing MSLCLVSSGVVKALSVAAFTLAWTHSIEKTAWQEDWQVTPSGLELVTARIKGFGAGMEPPADARLVDGWFEWHPKPAVMPQVVLGNSGAAGEWRLCVDGGCRTLSQLFEHPIGANVTVMSACNDP
- a CDS encoding TRAP transporter permease, which encodes MQQSGSETPIKVEFDNFEHGFPEGFGPGWWGRLAYAIGILFAAFQLVVAAWNVLPSQVVRGVHVGFLILLTFGLIGNFTAKSNVGRAAGWLIGAAGFACGIYQWIFYADLIARDGDPTTLDLAVGTLLAILIFEGTRRLMGLALPLMCGACLLYWFFGQYLPAPLNHRGYDFDQVISHLSYGTEGFYGVPIYVSATYIFLFILFGSFLERAGMIQLFTDVSLGLFGRTRGGPAKVAVFASGMMGTISGSGVANVVTVGQFTIPLMIRFGYRRAFAAGVEATASMGGQIMPPVMGAVAFIMAETLGVDYSVIVKAAVIPAILYFASAFWMVHLEAGKHGLVGMKRSEIPSAWKALVARWYLVLPLAALVYMLFEGFTPLYAGSMGLALTVALILGASITLGFPSNALRYLFWLGLALVVGALSRNGLEIMPVAGVVFALVLLAAITRGGRATLKACRDSLADSAKSALTVGMACAIVGVIIGMMTQTGVGTIFGSWVIGLGEKSLFLALVMTMVLSILLGTGIPTIPTYIITAALAAPALAKLGVPLIESHMFAFYYGIMADLSPPVALAALAAAPIARENPDKIGWEAMRIALAGYVIPFIFVYSPALMLQPGDPMAATLGFYGAVALATFKALVAIGLFGMVAIGFLFARMTWAERAVGLASALCLLGDFAFSDTVGFALTAALVLWQWRQRARLAVAAA
- a CDS encoding CoA pyrophosphatase; the encoded protein is MRRFDDATRRNIAARCAAFARASADPALAALKPAAVAIALTASREGLDETALLLTLRAASLRAHRGQWALPGGRCDVGETPVDAALRELEEELGLKLAANAVLGLLDAYPTRSGYLVTPVVVWAAAGAPVRPNPAEVASVHAVGLDAIERADAFDFVSIPESTRRVIRFHHDGHLIHAPTAAMIYQFREVLAGRDTRVAELEQPVFAWK
- a CDS encoding TAXI family TRAP transporter solute-binding subunit, translating into MISKMVAAAVAAAAMAFSAPAQAEGFINVLTGGTSGVYYPLGVAIGKIYGDKIAGVKTQVQATKASVENLILLQQGRGELAFTLGDSLKSAWEGDEEAGFKKKLDKLRTIAAIYPNYIQIVATSDSGIKTLADLKGKSLSVGAPKSGTELNSRAILAAAGMTYKDIGKVEYLPFAESVDLMKNRQLNATLQSAGLGVASLKDLSTATDITVVSVPKPIVDKIGPPFIAVTIPANTYNGQDKDVPTAAVVNYLVSSSDVSDDLAYQMTKLIFESLPELANAHAAGKEIKLETAASGSPVPLHPGAIRYYKEKGLVK
- a CDS encoding PaaI family thioesterase, producing the protein MIDKAAARLKSDGWKIVEGTGFIELVGPLWQRERDGGHEFALPTEHKHHNRRGLVQGGVLMTFADRTCGMTARFVTGKPMLATVQLDMHFVEAGKIGEILISRPRVVRSTRSLIFMTTEITVEARCIAMANGVFKILKSE